From one bacterium genomic stretch:
- the rocD gene encoding ornithine--oxo-acid transaminase, whose amino-acid sequence MSKTEKFIAEVERYSAHNYHPLPVVISEAEGIWVKDVEGKKYIDMLSAYSAVNQGHRHPKIVKALKDQADRLTLTSRAFHNDQMGPFLKKLTTYAGYDKGLLMNTGAEAVETAIKSARRWGYQRKKVAEDKARIIVCEGNFHGRTTTIIGFSTDPVCRGGFGPFTPGFDVIPYNDAAALERAITQETVAFLVEPIQGEAGVFVPSEGFLKRCAEICKQNSVLLIADEIQTGFGRTGRRFCSDWEGVRPDVICLGKAMGGGVYPISGIVADDEIMMAAFEPGNHGSTFGGNPLACAVATASIEVIEDEHLAERSAELGDFFRGELHKIKHPRIKEIRGKGLLTGLELHEIARPFSLELMNRGILAKDTHGTTIRFAPPLVIKKDELAGALKTITEVLSK is encoded by the coding sequence ATGTCCAAGACCGAAAAATTCATCGCAGAGGTCGAACGCTACAGCGCGCACAACTACCACCCGTTGCCCGTGGTCATCTCCGAGGCGGAGGGGATATGGGTAAAGGATGTTGAGGGCAAAAAATACATCGACATGCTCTCCGCGTACTCCGCGGTGAACCAGGGACATCGTCACCCTAAGATTGTGAAGGCCCTCAAGGACCAGGCCGACCGCCTCACTCTCACCTCGCGCGCGTTCCACAACGATCAGATGGGCCCGTTCCTCAAGAAGCTCACGACCTACGCGGGCTACGACAAGGGGCTCCTCATGAACACCGGCGCAGAGGCGGTGGAGACCGCAATCAAATCCGCGCGCCGCTGGGGCTATCAGCGAAAGAAGGTCGCCGAGGACAAAGCGAGGATCATTGTGTGCGAGGGGAACTTCCACGGCCGCACGACCACGATCATCGGCTTCTCCACCGACCCAGTTTGCCGCGGGGGCTTCGGCCCCTTCACCCCAGGCTTCGACGTCATACCATATAATGATGCAGCCGCGCTCGAGCGCGCGATCACGCAAGAGACCGTGGCCTTCCTGGTCGAGCCGATACAGGGGGAGGCAGGGGTCTTCGTGCCTTCCGAGGGATTTCTCAAACGCTGCGCCGAGATCTGCAAGCAGAACAGCGTGCTCCTCATCGCCGATGAAATCCAGACCGGCTTCGGCCGTACAGGCCGCAGATTCTGCTCGGACTGGGAGGGCGTGCGGCCCGACGTCATCTGTTTGGGCAAGGCCATGGGCGGCGGCGTGTATCCGATTTCAGGGATCGTGGCGGACGACGAGATCATGATGGCCGCGTTCGAGCCGGGCAACCACGGCTCCACATTCGGCGGGAATCCGCTCGCGTGCGCGGTCGCGACCGCATCGATAGAGGTCATAGAGGATGAGCACCTGGCAGAACGCTCTGCGGAACTGGGCGATTTTTTCCGCGGCGAGTTACACAAAATCAAACACCCGCGCATCAAGGAGATCCGCGGCAAGGGGCTTCTCACCGGCCTCGAGCTGCACGAGATCGCGCGCCCCTTCTCGCTCGAGCTCATGAACCGCGGTATACTTGCCAAGGACACGCACGGCACGACCATCCGCTTCGCCCCGCCGCTCGTGATCAAGAAGGACGAACTCGCCGGTGCGCTCAAGACGATCACAGAAGTGCTGAGTAAGTAG
- a CDS encoding proline dehydrogenase family protein, whose amino-acid sequence MPETVKTTRTASRVLGWTLSTLMAPFARRFIAGTTLPSALDVLAQLKSQGFSTTIDHLGEKVASKEETKIATEQYVVMLKALKERALDRNVSVKLSQLGLMIDPELCAINLERIVKTAEDVGGFVRVDMEGSDATQATLDMVKRMKRTRLTPIGAALQAMLIRTPEDALAMVAREIPIRLCKGAYKEPAGLALQKMEDVQRAFLSISKRLLTTGLFHGIATHDPYLIDEIKRFVSAQGIAKDRFEFQMLYGIRPRLQRQIVSEGWKLRVYVPFGRSWVPYTWRRIRERKENALFILKHFFVR is encoded by the coding sequence ATGCCAGAGACTGTGAAGACAACCCGCACCGCGTCGCGCGTGCTGGGCTGGACGCTCTCCACGCTGATGGCGCCATTCGCGAGAAGATTCATCGCAGGCACCACCCTGCCCTCCGCGCTGGATGTCCTGGCGCAGTTGAAATCCCAGGGCTTCTCCACGACGATCGACCACCTCGGCGAGAAGGTGGCCTCGAAAGAGGAGACGAAGATAGCCACCGAGCAATACGTGGTGATGCTCAAGGCGCTGAAGGAGAGGGCCCTGGACCGCAACGTTTCGGTGAAGCTCTCGCAGCTGGGCCTCATGATCGACCCCGAGCTCTGCGCCATAAATCTCGAGCGAATCGTTAAAACCGCCGAGGACGTCGGCGGCTTCGTGCGCGTCGACATGGAGGGTTCGGACGCGACCCAGGCCACACTCGACATGGTGAAGAGGATGAAGCGCACGAGACTGACGCCGATAGGAGCGGCGTTGCAGGCGATGCTCATCCGCACGCCAGAGGACGCGCTGGCGATGGTGGCGCGCGAAATCCCCATAAGGCTTTGCAAAGGCGCGTACAAGGAGCCGGCCGGCTTGGCGCTGCAGAAGATGGAGGACGTGCAGAGGGCGTTTCTCTCCATATCCAAGAGGCTTCTGACCACCGGTCTCTTTCACGGCATCGCAACGCACGACCCGTATCTCATAGACGAGATCAAGAGGTTTGTCTCTGCCCAGGGCATCGCAAAGGACCGCTTCGAGTTCCAGATGCTCTACGGCATCAGGCCCAGGCTGCAGAGGCAGATCGTATCCGAGGGTTGGAAGCTTAGGGTCTACGTTCCCTTCGGCCGCTCATGGGTGCCCTACACCTGGCGCCGCATCAGGGAGCGAAAGGAGAACGCCCTCTTCATATTGAAACACTTTTTTGTCAGATGA